Within the Thermovenabulum gondwanense genome, the region ATTATAAGTTTTTAGTTTTTTCAGGAATTCCCTTTCTTTAATCATATTAAAAAGCTTTAAAAATTGATCTTTGTTACCTTCTTTTAATGCCAGCATAAATACGAAATCCGCAAATTTATCGTTTTCCCACTCTACAGGTTCTTTTAGTATCGCCATAGCGATCTTCGGTGTGATAACGTTTTCCGGCAAACCGTGGGGAATAGCTGCTCCGCTCTGCAAAAGCGTTTTGCCGATTACCTCTCGTTTATAAACATCAAATAAAAACCTTTCATTTACATACTGCTTTTCAAAAAGAACTTTAAAAAGTCCTTCCAGCACTTCTTCTTTTGAATTAAAGTCCGGATTAATTAAAATTAAGCCCTCATCGATCATTTCACTGAAAATTCCACTATTTGCTCCTTCTATTTTTTTATCACAATTTATGCCGAGGTATTTGCTTATCCTGTAAAAGGCTCTGCCATCCAAGATTTCTTCTATAGAGATAAAAGGTATTTCCGGAATTTGAGGGTCTATAGTCCCAACCACAGCTACAATATTTTTTATACTTTGAAGTTCTATAATTTTTAATTTCGCATCTTCTCCATTAGTTAAACCAAGGGGTATTATCTCGTAAATTTCTCCGGTATTTTCTAGCTTTTTTTCTATTAACCTCTTCATTCGTAAAGCGGCTCCTTCACCCGTAAGGCACAGGGTGACGATTGCCCTGGGGGCACTTATCCTGTCTTCTTTGGTGTAAATCCTACCAAAACTAATGTCGTTCTTATCCAGGCTTTCTGCAATTTCTTCCAGGGATGTATCGGGTATTATTGCCTTTCTTACAGCCTCCAGAACCATAATAGTATCCACCCGGCCAATAGTCCTGGTAGGAATTCCCGTCCTCTTGGTAATTATCTCACCAAAAGTAATTAGAGAGCCCATATCAACCAACAATAGTACGCCTTTCCCTTCATCCACTTTTTTAACCACTTCGATAGCCCTTTCCAGAACCACTGCCGGTTTTTCATCCAAAGACATTTCAATCCCTACCGCATGATCCACACCTAAAAGTTTATTTGCAACTTCTACCATGCCTTTTGCCACATGACCGTGAGTTAAAACGACTACTCCAACCCTCCCTTTTTTTACATTATCATGGGGATGGGTAATAGTCCTTAAATACATAGCGATAAAACCTATTTCATCTTCCGGCAGTTCAAAATCCATATGTTGTTTTGTTAACTTTGCCATTTCCTTAGCTATCTTATACTCCAGTTTATAATCCTTTTTAATTTTTTCTAACTGAGGATTAATAATTGGTTTGCCTTTTTTTATTCGTTCTAAAGTAGCTGCTAAATGAACTGAAAGGCAATAGTAAAGATATTTATCAATCTTACCCAGTTTTCTTTCAGCTATTTTAACCATATTTTCGGAAAGCTTGGCTACTTCCTCTCCTACAATTTCTGCCAGTTCATGCTTCTCAAAAGTTTTTTTCCTGGTCTCGAATTGTCTTAAAATTTCCTGAAATTTTACCTCCAATTCTCCTCCGATTACCCGGTTTATTACCTCCTGGCTCAAACCTTCCTTTTTTAATTCCCGGTATTTTTCTTCAATGTACTCATATATTTCTTCCGGAAAAACGTAAAGGTCCTCTTTAACAGAAAATTTTTCGTCACTTTCTCCCGGTAGTACAATCAAATCCTTGGAAACAATATTTTCAATTTCTGGAGTCCTATTTGTCACCTTCAACAGGCCTCTTCTTGCATGCACCGGAAGGTCAATAAGGTCTATTTCAATAAAATTGCCGTGATTCCCTATATATGTCAAAAATCCCCGGGCACAGGCTACCTGTATATCGCTCCTTAATTGACCTATGTTTCCAGGACATTCATAAATTAATAAAGCTCTCAATGCTTCTTTTTTTACTTTTATTTTTGCTCCTATTTTATCGGCTTCCCTCTTGAAAAAATCCCGGATTATTTCAAACCTTTCACCAATTGGCCTTGTGTTTAACGGTGGAAGTTCTATTACCATTGGGATTCTTCTTCGAAAGGTTAAGAGAAGGTTAGATTCTACATCTTCCGTAGTGGCAGCAATAATCATTACGTTTACCTGCCTTGTAGTCTCGGTTTCTCCGAGCCTCCTGAATTTTCCTTTATCGATAAGGTAATATAAAATTTCCTGACCTTCCGGCGGCAGTCTGTGAACCTCATCCAAAAAAAGAATTCCCCCATTAGCTTTTTCTACAAGTCCTTCCTTTGCAGCATCGGCTCCGGTAAAAGCCCCCCTTACATGGCCAAAAAGCTGTGAAAGTAAAAGCTGGGGGTTTTCCGCATAATCAGCACAATTAAAGACTACAAAAGGAGCATTCTTTGAAAGTCTTCCTACTTCTACCGCATATTGATACATGGCCTCGGCCAAACTCGTTTTTCCCACCCCGGTTTCCCCTAAGATAAGGGTGTGCAATCCGTAAGGAGGGTATAAAACCGCAGCTTTGGCCTGCTCTACCTGTGGCTTTAAACTTCCATCATACCCTATGATTCTCTCAAATCCCGATACAACTTTGTTTTTTTCTGCAGGCTTTTTAATTTCTTCCTTTTCTTTCTTATCCGAAGGCTCGGTCAAAATGCCTTTCATTTCCTGCCTTATTTTGGATATCAGAAATCTCGATACATCGTAACCCCTATCCCTGAGCACCCTGGTAAGTTCTCTGTTTGAAATATTTTCATTGTGGATTAAAATCTGTTTAATTTCCTGCAATAAATACGGCTTTCTTCTTTCCCTCGAATCGGGTATGTTTAATTCTCCTCTTAGAACCGTTACCTCATCCCTTCTCATACCCAATAGTTTAGAAAGTTGTTCATCCGTGTAAGGATTTTTTTTATCTTCTTTTTCAATTAATTCTATTAGCTTTTTTTTCACAAATTAATCACCTCTTTTCCAACATAATATGCAACTATTATACCATTCGTGGTAGATTTTGTGTCGCGGAAAAATAATGAAGTTTTTTAAAGCCAAAATAAAAAGGGGAGAAGTAAAACATACCTCCCCTCTATGTTATTAGTTTCTTTATTCTTTTTTTTCGTATTTCAAAGTTTTCTTTTCTACCTTTGTATAATAGATAATATCAAATATATCTTTAATAACATTTGCTCCCCTCGCAAATAAAAGACCGGTCAAAATTGTGCCAATTACGGGGAATGTGAATTTTATGTTTGCTATTTCAAATATATTTAGATTAATCCCCAGAGTTATTACAGTAGATAGAAATATTGCCACAACTCCTCTTTTTTCTTCTTCCGACCAGATTTTAAAAGGTTTTGTAAAAATGTTCAATAAAAAAAGCAGGGTATTTGTTAGAGATTCGATTACAACAGAAAGCACCGCAATGGTTTTAAAAATATCCACATTAAAAACCTCCCTTGAGCGCTGATTTCTTTAATATAAAATATTCAAGACGCTCAATGGAGGACACTGTGAAAATAATTGTAAACTGCTTTAGCAGCTTTTTTGTTCATACCGGGTACTCGCGCCAGTTCCTCAATGCTTGTATTTTTAATTTCTTCTATGCTTGGGAAAGATTGTAAAAGGGCTTTTTTTCTTTTTTCACCGATACCGGGTATACTATCAAGAACCGAGTCCATATTCCTTTTTGCCCTTATGTTTCTATGAAAGGTAACGGCAAAGCGATGAGCTTCATCTCTTATCCGCTGTAGCAATTTCAAAGCCTCAGAAGTTTTTGGAAGTTCTATTGGATCTTTATCATCTTTATAAATAAGTTCTAACTCCTTGGCTATGGAAATTACCTCAATTTTTTCATTAAACCCCAGTTCTTTCAGGGCTTCTTTTGCGTATTTTAATTGACCGGGTCCACCATCTATTAAAAGTAAATCGGGGATTTCCCCGAATTTTTCATCTCCTTTTTTTGCCCTGTTAAACCTCCTGTAGATTACTTCTTTCATACTTTCAAAATCATTGGGGCCTTCAACGGTTTTAATTTTAAACCTTCTGTAATCCTGCTTTTTGGGTAAACCTCCCTCAAAAACCACCATGGAAGCGACAGAATCCGTTCCGCCCGTATTTGAGATATCAAAACCCTCTATTCTAAAGGGTAATTTTTGCAATGATAGTTTCTGTTTAAGTTCTTCCAATACGTTACACTCTTCCTTTTTTTCCCACAATCTTTTTTGCATAACGTACTCCTTAGCATTTTCCAAAGCTAAGCTAATCAATTTAAAGTCTTCTTCACTATTTTCACCGGCTATGACAATTTTTACCTTGGCTCCCTTTTTAAAGCAAAGCCATTCTTCCACTACATCTTTATCCTCAATATTTTCAGGCAATATAATTTCTTCCGGTATAGTTTTCATGTCATCATAAAATTGTTTTATAAAAGAAGAAATTACTTCACCTGGTTCATTTTGATAGGAATCGTTAAAAATAAATGGCCGCCTTTCAATAAGTTTTCCTTCTCGCACAAACAAAACCATCAGGCAAATAATATTCTCAAAAGAAAAATATCCAATTATATCTTTATTCTTTAAATCCATTGTTACCACATGTTGTTTTTGCCTTACTTTTTCTATAGAAATTAATTTTTCTTTAATTTCCGCAGCGGTTTCAAAATCCAGAGCCTCAGATGCTTTAAACATTTTTTCCTTTAAGATATTGACTAATAAATCGGTTTTTCCTTCTAAAAAAAGAATAATATTCTCTACCATTTCCATATATTTTCCCTGAGGTAAACCGCCCTTGCAAGGAGCAAGACACTTTTTTATATGATAGTTTAAACACGGTCGTTCTTTCAAAGGCAATTTACTTAAGTCCTTACTGCAATACCTTATGGGGAAAATTTTCCGAATTGCATCAATGGTTTCTCTTAAAGCTCCCGCATCCACAAAAGGACCAAAATATTTGGCTCCGTCCTTTTTTATTCGCCTTACTATTTCCAGATAAGGATAAGGAGCATCAAGGTTTATTTTAATATAGGGATACTGTTTATCATCCCTTAATAGAATATTGTATTTTGGTTTATGAAATTTTATTAAATTACATTCCAAAACAAGGGCTTCCAGGTCAGATTCTGTAACAATAAATTCAATATCTTCTATCTGAGAAACCATTGCCCGCACTTTTGGCGAAAGGCTCTCCTTATTTCTAAAATAGGATTTTACCCTGTTTTTTAAATTAATCGCTTTCCCTACGTAAATAATTTTCCCTTCGATATCTTTCATAAGGTAAACTCCGGGTTTTTCAGGAAATTTGTTGACCTTTAAAGGGTTAAACATATAGATTCCTCCAGAAAATTTAAAAATGTATATTTCAATTTATATTTCATTAATAATAAATTCAGCAATCTTTTCTCCATCGTCCCTATTAAAAAAAGGTAAGTTTTTATCAAAATACTTAATATACGGATTCCCTTCGTAAGAAAACATAGGACCTTTAATGAAAGAATTGTTTATATTCAAATCCTTCTTTCCTGCAAAACACAATATATCTTTTTTATACTCCTTTAAGAATTCTATCTCGTCCTTCTCTCCTTGCCCTTTTAAAATAAAAATTTTAGGAAAATCTTCATATTTAAAACCTTCTATTAGAACAATATCATAATTGCCTATTTTTTTCAGTAAATCCCGTAAGCTAACCTGTTCCCTCTTATACATAATTATACCTTCCCCGAAAATCCCTGCAACAAAATCAGCCTTTCGAATAATATACCTATCGGTGTCCTTTTCCCCGAATTTTACCCCTGAAACCACATGTTTTATTACCGCAACAGTTAAACCTTTTTCTTTTAAAATGCCAATGAGTTTATCTATTAGAGTAGTCTTCCCGCTTCCTGAAAAACCGGAAATTCCTATAATTTTTGTCAATTTTAACACCGCCCAAAAATAATATAAAAATATCTAAAAAAATTATACATAAAAAATTATAAAAAAAAGAGGGGTAAATCCCCTCTTAAAAGTTTTCTTCCGGTGCTTTTTCCTCCAGTCTGTCTTCCCAGACATATTTTTTAGTTTCTGCTACCAACACTCCGGATAAAGCAATCAGGGAAATAAGGTTCGGAATGGCCATCATGCCGTTTAATACGTCAGCAATATCCCACACTAAACCTAAGGACATTACTGAACCAACGAACGCAGCTATTACCCACAACACTCTATAGGGCATTACCGCTTTCGTTCCGAAGAGGTACTCTACAGCCTTTTCGCAGTAGTAAGACCATCCAAGAATTGTTGAATATACAAATGTTAGCAGACCTAAGGTTAACGTAATTGGCCCTACTACAGGTATATGTTCAAAAGCAGTTTTTGTAAGAGCAGCTCCCTTTAAGCCCGTCTGCCAAGCTCCGGTGGTAACAAGCACAAGGCCGGTCAATAAACAAATTACCACCGTATCCCAGAAAGTTCCTGTCATCTGAACAAGGGCTTGTCTTGCAGGGTTAGGGGTTTGCGCTGCTGCGGCGGCTATCGGAGCGCTTCCAAGCCCGGATTCATTGGAGAAAACCCCACGGGCTACACCGTATCTTATTGCCTGCATTACTCCTGCACCGGCAAATCCACCAATCATTGCTTGCCCGGTGAAAGCACTTTTTAAAATCGTAGCAATAGCCCCGGGAAGAGCTGAAATATTCATAAGAATTATTATCAGACATCCGAGTACATATACTATTGCCATAAAAGGAACAAGGGCCTCGCATACTCTTGCAATACTTTTTATTCCGCCTAATATTACTATTGCAGTTAATACAGCAATAACAAGCCCCGTAATCCAAGTTGGTATATTAAAGGTATTTTTTACCATATCCGCAATGGAGTTTGCCTGTACGCTTACACCTATACCAAAACCAGCAATGGCGGTAAAGAGGGCAAAAAGCACTCCCAGCCATTTCATCTTAAGTCCTCTTTCCAGGACGTACATGGGACCTCCTGCCATCTGCCCCAATTCATTTTTTACCCTGTACTTTACAGAAAGTAAGGTTTCAGCGTACTTAGTCGCAATACCAAAAACGCCAGTTATCCACAACCAAAAAATAGCCCCCGGCCCACCGAGTCCCACAGCCGTTGCAACGCCTACTATATTTCCCGTTCCCACTGTTGCTGCAAGGGCAGTAGCTAATGCTCCAAAATGACTTACGTCCCCTTCTCCTTCAGCAGACTTTGCAAGAGAAAGTTTAATGGCTTTAAATGTGTACCTCTGAATAAATCGTAATCTAAACGTTAATAATAAATGAGTTCCTACAAGCAGGACCAGCATAGGAGGACCCCAAACAATATTACCCAATTTGCCCACTAAAGCCGCAAAAGCTTCCAAAAAAATCCCTCCTTAATTTATTTTTTCTTATTATTACCAGAAATGATTATTTTACTAACATCACCTCCTGGGTATAATATTACCTATTTTTTATAAAAATTTTATATCCTTTGGTACTTTTTAATTATTATATAACAAAGCAAATTCTCTGCCAATTATATTTTGTCTTATTTTGCTGATTTTTTTTATAATATTAATAGTTTAAATTAATTTATAGGACCAAAATGTAAACTTTTTATTCCACAGTTTCCATTTAAAAAGGATTTTTTCAATAAATATGGAATTATTAAATAACAAATCTTTTCGGAGGGTAGAAAATGAAAAGATTTAGGTACCGGATCAGATTTAAAGATAGGGTGGGTATGGTAAGAGATGTTTCCGAAACCATAGCAAGTTGCGGCGCTAATATAATAGCTTTATCCGTAAAGCAGGGGGAAATATATTTTAATATTGAACCTATTCCAGAGATAAAATTAAAAGATATACTTGATAAAATAAGAAACATTAAAGATGTTTACGAAGTTACACCTGTAGAATGGCTTCCTCACGAACTTGCCCATCAACATCTGATTACTGTAATAAATTCTGTAGAAGAAGGAATAATATCCGTAAATAAAAATTTAATAATAACCACGTGTAATAATAAGGCTTCTATTTTTCTCGGTTACGATTTTACCCCAATTAATCAATCTCTAAAAACTTTGACCGATTTACCGGACGAAATAATAAAAAATATTGAAAAGGGTAAAAGTATAGAACAAAAAGAAATTGTATTAAATACACCTAAAGGGCCGTTAAGGGTATTAATAAATGTAAAACCTTTTTTTGATGACAAAGGTTTCGTAGATGGGGCTGTAATTACCCTGAGAAAAATGTCTGAAGTAAGGCGCCTTGCCCATTCTCTGACAAGGCCGGTTATGATTACTTTTGAAGATATCATATATAAAAGTAAAAAAATGAAAGAAATTGTAGAGCTGGCTAAAACCGTTTCTAAGGGAGATTCTACTATTCTTCTACGCGGTGAAAGCGGCACGGGAAAAGAGCTTTTCGCCAGGGCGATTCACATGGAAAGTGAAAGAAGGGATTATCCTTTTGTAGCAGTAAACTGTGCTGCAATACCTGATACGCTTTTAGAAAGCGAGCTTTTTGGTTATGCGGATGGAACCTTTACCGGTGCTCGTAAGGGCGGAAGACCCGGGTTATTTGAATTTGCTCACCACGGCACAATATTTTTAGATGAAATTGCAGAAATCCCTCCTCATATTCAGGTAAAACTTTTAAGGGTTCTTCAGGAAAGCAGCGTCAGGCGCCTCGGTGAAATGGAAGAAATAAGAATAGATGTAAGAGTAATAGCTGCTACCAACAGACCTCTGGAAGAAATGGTAGTAAGAGGAGATTTCAGACAGGATTTATTTTACAGGCTAAATGTAATTCCGATTTTTATACCACCTTTAAGAGAACATAAAGAAGATATTCCCGTTCTTGTGGATTATTTTATAAAAAAATTTAACAATAAATTCAATAAATCCGTTCAAGGTATTGCTCCTGCTGCCTTAGAATATCTTTTAAGTTACGACTGGCCCGGGAATATAAGGGAACTGGAAAATGTAATGGAAAGGGCAATGAACCTATGTAAAAAGAATATTATTTCTGAAAAAGAAATCATTATAAATTCTCCCACCATATTCAATTCTTCTTCTAAAAGATATTTTCAGTTAAAGGATATTGTGAATGAAACAGAAAAAGAAGCTTTAATTCGGGCTCTTTCTCAGGGAAAAAGTGCAAGAAAAGCAGCAAAAATACTGGGGGTTTCCCACACTACCGTAATTAAAAAAATGAAAAAATACGGCATTAATTTAAATGAACAAAATTAATTTTTTGTAATTATGACAATGATTGGTGTTGTATTTCCAAATGGAAACTATTGTTTCCATAAATGCTTTTTCTTTTTTGCCATCGAGGATTTTATACGCAGTATATTTTTGGCACAAATCTTGCTTATAATAAATTGATAAAATAAATATCAAAAAATAGGAGGATTACCAGGATGATTGTAGGTGTTCCAAAGGAGATTAAGGCGCAGGAAAACCGGGTCGCAATAACTCCGGCAGGAGTTGATGCTCTAGTAAGAGCAGGACATAAGGTCCTTATAGAAAAAGGTGCGGGAGAGGGAAGTGGAATTTCCGATGAAAGTTACAAATCCGCAGGAGCAGATATTATATCCGATGTAGCCTATGTATGGGAAAAAAGCGACATGATAGTAAAAGTAAAAGAGCCTCTTCCTTCAGAGTACAAGTATTTTAGAGATGGTCTAATTTTATTTACCTATCTGCATTTAGCCCCTGAACCCGAACTGACAAGAGCTTTAATGGAAAAGAAGGTAGTTTCAATTGCCTATGAAACAGTCCAAAAA harbors:
- the mobB gene encoding molybdopterin-guanine dinucleotide biosynthesis protein B, translating into MTKIIGISGFSGSGKTTLIDKLIGILKEKGLTVAVIKHVVSGVKFGEKDTDRYIIRKADFVAGIFGEGIIMYKREQVSLRDLLKKIGNYDIVLIEGFKYEDFPKIFILKGQGEKDEIEFLKEYKKDILCFAGKKDLNINNSFIKGPMFSYEGNPYIKYFDKNLPFFNRDDGEKIAEFIINEI
- a CDS encoding alanine/glycine:cation symporter family protein — protein: MEAFAALVGKLGNIVWGPPMLVLLVGTHLLLTFRLRFIQRYTFKAIKLSLAKSAEGEGDVSHFGALATALAATVGTGNIVGVATAVGLGGPGAIFWLWITGVFGIATKYAETLLSVKYRVKNELGQMAGGPMYVLERGLKMKWLGVLFALFTAIAGFGIGVSVQANSIADMVKNTFNIPTWITGLVIAVLTAIVILGGIKSIARVCEALVPFMAIVYVLGCLIIILMNISALPGAIATILKSAFTGQAMIGGFAGAGVMQAIRYGVARGVFSNESGLGSAPIAAAAAQTPNPARQALVQMTGTFWDTVVICLLTGLVLVTTGAWQTGLKGAALTKTAFEHIPVVGPITLTLGLLTFVYSTILGWSYYCEKAVEYLFGTKAVMPYRVLWVIAAFVGSVMSLGLVWDIADVLNGMMAIPNLISLIALSGVLVAETKKYVWEDRLEEKAPEENF
- a CDS encoding sigma 54-interacting transcriptional regulator — its product is MKKKLIELIEKEDKKNPYTDEQLSKLLGMRRDEVTVLRGELNIPDSRERRKPYLLQEIKQILIHNENISNRELTRVLRDRGYDVSRFLISKIRQEMKGILTEPSDKKEKEEIKKPAEKNKVVSGFERIIGYDGSLKPQVEQAKAAVLYPPYGLHTLILGETGVGKTSLAEAMYQYAVEVGRLSKNAPFVVFNCADYAENPQLLLSQLFGHVRGAFTGADAAKEGLVEKANGGILFLDEVHRLPPEGQEILYYLIDKGKFRRLGETETTRQVNVMIIAATTEDVESNLLLTFRRRIPMVIELPPLNTRPIGERFEIIRDFFKREADKIGAKIKVKKEALRALLIYECPGNIGQLRSDIQVACARGFLTYIGNHGNFIEIDLIDLPVHARRGLLKVTNRTPEIENIVSKDLIVLPGESDEKFSVKEDLYVFPEEIYEYIEEKYRELKKEGLSQEVINRVIGGELEVKFQEILRQFETRKKTFEKHELAEIVGEEVAKLSENMVKIAERKLGKIDKYLYYCLSVHLAATLERIKKGKPIINPQLEKIKKDYKLEYKIAKEMAKLTKQHMDFELPEDEIGFIAMYLRTITHPHDNVKKGRVGVVVLTHGHVAKGMVEVANKLLGVDHAVGIEMSLDEKPAVVLERAIEVVKKVDEGKGVLLLVDMGSLITFGEIITKRTGIPTRTIGRVDTIMVLEAVRKAIIPDTSLEEIAESLDKNDISFGRIYTKEDRISAPRAIVTLCLTGEGAALRMKRLIEKKLENTGEIYEIIPLGLTNGEDAKLKIIELQSIKNIVAVVGTIDPQIPEIPFISIEEILDGRAFYRISKYLGINCDKKIEGANSGIFSEMIDEGLILINPDFNSKEEVLEGLFKVLFEKQYVNERFLFDVYKREVIGKTLLQSGAAIPHGLPENVITPKIAMAILKEPVEWENDKFADFVFMLALKEGNKDQFLKLFNMIKEREFLKKLKTYNEAETIKNVFFESLII
- the uvrC gene encoding excinuclease ABC subunit UvrC, whose protein sequence is MFNPLKVNKFPEKPGVYLMKDIEGKIIYVGKAINLKNRVKSYFRNKESLSPKVRAMVSQIEDIEFIVTESDLEALVLECNLIKFHKPKYNILLRDDKQYPYIKINLDAPYPYLEIVRRIKKDGAKYFGPFVDAGALRETIDAIRKIFPIRYCSKDLSKLPLKERPCLNYHIKKCLAPCKGGLPQGKYMEMVENIILFLEGKTDLLVNILKEKMFKASEALDFETAAEIKEKLISIEKVRQKQHVVTMDLKNKDIIGYFSFENIICLMVLFVREGKLIERRPFIFNDSYQNEPGEVISSFIKQFYDDMKTIPEEIILPENIEDKDVVEEWLCFKKGAKVKIVIAGENSEEDFKLISLALENAKEYVMQKRLWEKKEECNVLEELKQKLSLQKLPFRIEGFDISNTGGTDSVASMVVFEGGLPKKQDYRRFKIKTVEGPNDFESMKEVIYRRFNRAKKGDEKFGEIPDLLLIDGGPGQLKYAKEALKELGFNEKIEVISIAKELELIYKDDKDPIELPKTSEALKLLQRIRDEAHRFAVTFHRNIRAKRNMDSVLDSIPGIGEKRKKALLQSFPSIEEIKNTSIEELARVPGMNKKAAKAVYNYFHSVLH
- a CDS encoding sigma 54-interacting transcriptional regulator, yielding MKRFRYRIRFKDRVGMVRDVSETIASCGANIIALSVKQGEIYFNIEPIPEIKLKDILDKIRNIKDVYEVTPVEWLPHELAHQHLITVINSVEEGIISVNKNLIITTCNNKASIFLGYDFTPINQSLKTLTDLPDEIIKNIEKGKSIEQKEIVLNTPKGPLRVLINVKPFFDDKGFVDGAVITLRKMSEVRRLAHSLTRPVMITFEDIIYKSKKMKEIVELAKTVSKGDSTILLRGESGTGKELFARAIHMESERRDYPFVAVNCAAIPDTLLESELFGYADGTFTGARKGGRPGLFEFAHHGTIFLDEIAEIPPHIQVKLLRVLQESSVRRLGEMEEIRIDVRVIAATNRPLEEMVVRGDFRQDLFYRLNVIPIFIPPLREHKEDIPVLVDYFIKKFNNKFNKSVQGIAPAALEYLLSYDWPGNIRELENVMERAMNLCKKNIISEKEIIINSPTIFNSSSKRYFQLKDIVNETEKEALIRALSQGKSARKAAKILGVSHTTVIKKMKKYGINLNEQN